A genomic segment from Aegilops tauschii subsp. strangulata cultivar AL8/78 chromosome 1, Aet v6.0, whole genome shotgun sequence encodes:
- the LOC109773955 gene encoding LOW QUALITY PROTEIN: uncharacterized protein (The sequence of the model RefSeq protein was modified relative to this genomic sequence to represent the inferred CDS: inserted 1 base in 1 codon): MCQQPKDTSRSTDETPSKNRSKKKETPSKKKRKKYETPRKPSRITAASATDHGGRSRNRRRRRFLRPRLGGAAGGNTPSGAVCASWHAAYLAVRRHRFPLPISRKQLPCLLYACRDSAADGAVVCCPFTGDSVRAPLPQPPLTRHSTVGSAHGWLVTADEASNLHLLNPITGAHAALPPIATLHHVESCTDAEGRLMYNVFDRGDPEPTPLDAREVRDCMYHRVTLSCSPSAGSACIVLLVHMPVGELSYARLGDERWTWISXDHQLMSISWGFMDSFYNEDDGLFYVLRSHRSVFTLNFNGPSLVVKKIMRRVRKGDDPSSMYILQAPWGDILQIWRWRSYVDSSTPVELPRDLLGHNEDDIDRYIELRTTEIEVYKVDLENQALVKLTSLADHALFLGYNSTMCFATKDFPTLKPNCVYITDDSFEYVNMCKHNWREIGVWNIENKSLQTFDGDLLTNSWMNWPSPVWITPSLF, translated from the exons ATGTGTCAACAGCCCAAGGACACAAGTAGATCCACAGACGAAACCCCCTCAAAAAACAGgtcaaaaaaaaaagaaaccccctcaaaaaagaaaagaaaaaaatacgAGACGCCGAGGAAACCCTCGCGCATCACAGCCGCCTCCGCCACCGACCATGGCGGGCGCTCTCgcaatcgccgccgccgccggttctTACGACCGCGATTGGGCGGGGCTGCCGGAGGAAATACTCCTTCAGGTGCTGTCTGCGCCTCGTGGCATGCTGCTTACCTAGCCGTCCGCCGCCATCGCTTCCCCCTTCCGATCTCCCGGAAGCAGCTCCCCTGCCTGCTCTACGCATGCCGCGATTCCGCCGCAGACGGCGCCGTCGTCTGCTGCCCCTTCACCGGCGATTCCGTCCGAGCCCCCCTGCCGCAGCCCCCGCTCACCCGCCACTCCACGGTCGGCTCCGCGCACGGCTGGCTCGTCACCGCCGACGAGGCCTCCAACCTCCACCTCCTCAATCCTATCACTGGCGCCCACGCCGCGCTCCCACCCATCGCCACTCTCCACCACGTCGAGAGCTGTACCGACGCCGAAGGCCGCCTCATGTACAACGTCTTCGACAGGGGCGATCCCGAGCCGACCCCCTTGGACGCGCGCGAGGTCAGGGACTGCATGTACCACCGTGTCACGCTCTCCTGCAGCCCGTCAGCCGGGAGCGCTTGCATCGTGCTGCTGGTGCACATGCCGGTCGGCGAGCTCTCTTATGCCCGGCTCGGCGACGAGCGGTGGACGTGGATCT CCGACCACCAGCTCATGAGCATCAGCTGGGGCTTCATGGACTCTTTCTACAACGAAGATGATGGTTTGTTCTATGTGCTTCGCAGCCACAGGTCCGTCTTCACCCTGAATTTCAATGGGCCATCCCTTGTTGTCAAAAAGATCATGCGAAGAGTTAGGAAGGGAGATGATCCTTCTAGCATGTACATCCTGCAAGCTCCATGGGGTGATATTTTGCAAATATGGAGGTGGAGGAGCTACGTCGATTCATCAACACCTGTGGAGCTTCCTAGAGATCTGCTGGGTCACAACGAAGATGACATAGACCGGTATATTGAGCTGAGAACAACTGAAATAGAGGTCTATAAGGTTGACCTTGAGAACCAGGCACTTGTGAAGTTGACAAGCTTAGCGGATCATGCACTATTCCTTGGTTATAATAGCACCATGTGTTTTGCCACTAAAGATTTCCCAACATTGAAGCCGAACTGTGTCTATATCACGGATGACTCTTTTGAGTATGTCAACATGTGTAAGCATAACTGGCGAGAAATCGGAGTTTGGAATATAGAAAACAAGAGTCTGCAGACTTTTGATGGTGATTTGCTTACTAATTCCTGGATGAACTGGCCTTCTCCGGTTTGGATAACACCCTCCCTTTTCTAG